In a single window of the Acyrthosiphon pisum isolate AL4f chromosome X, pea_aphid_22Mar2018_4r6ur, whole genome shotgun sequence genome:
- the LOC100573381 gene encoding uncharacterized protein LOC100573381: protein MNNTSSQPNCLANNNNIDLKPIFLSNSVYEFYNDKKNVDDQLTIWGLDNINTNDTSTALFDTNFNDYCENLNFEEPILNDKQCDCNCTTTWQQLKQTFELTDEEILKGSKTLKLMFPEDIFYSLPVDPTNDYQDDNLDDFLLDEEYMYTQLGDFNEIGPYQDANIAIKEKEPIIVNEPKEQPTIKKPIRPESRQNNVIDKEMTKSNDTKVVNKNIGSKSPDQKNIKNINQKQNSKNKSKSSKKQNKRCTKSKLLVSLNNKKEENRMNKMKYVYTFGDDYRGGINYGHKNCVNFWMPIPHNKGWIDDKFLEAERKKTIDKKKLRIEEEQQNRIKAMETEKATMKRARQERAAVRYPSSNPKGKSKKGVKTPKIKKLEEAVPVFKLNKNRRGIYTVTLNNTNDGRLDKTEEPVVFKLADHTKDNGDGDSTSSFNVEFITPTAIHALRSKKPVKAKVVHPPITIVEEVLPPVKQINKKKV from the exons atgaacaatacTTCATCCCAACCAAATTGTTTagcaaacaataataacattgacTTGAAACCAATATTTCTCAGTAATTCcgtttatgaattttataatgataaaaagaaTGTTGATGACCAACTAACTATATGGGGTTTGGACAATATAAACACCAATGACACAAGTACAGCATTGTTTGATACGAATTTCAATGATTACtgtgaaaatttaaactttgaagaaccaatattaaatgataaacaaTGCGATTGCAATTGTACCACTACGTGGCAGCAACTTAAACAAACTTTCGAATTAACTGATGAAGAAATACTCAAGGGATCTAagacattaaaattaatgttccctgaagatattttttatagtttaccgGTGGACCCTACTAATGATTACCAAGATGATAATTTAGATGATTTTCTATTAGATGAAGAATACATGTACACACAATTAGgagattttaatgaaattggCCCATATCAGGATGCAAATATAGCTATAAAAGAAAAAGAACCAATTATTGTTAATGAACCCAAAGAACAACCAACTATTAAAAAACCGATTAGACCCGAAAGTAGACAAAACAATGTAATAGACAAAGAAATGACAAAATCTAACGACACAAaagttgttaataaaaatattggttcTAAAAGCCCTGAccagaaaaacattaaaaatataaatcagaaacaaaactctaaaaataaatcgaaGTCATCTAAAAAACAGAATAAGCGTTGTACAAAAAGCAAATTACTGGTaagcttaaataataaaaaagaagaaaacaGGATGAATAAAATGAAGTATGTATACACATTTGGTGACGACTACCGAGGTGGCATAAATTATGGTcataaaaattgtgttaatttttggATGCCAATTCCACATAATAAAGGTTGGATTGATGATAAATTTTTGGAAGCc GAGAGGAAAAAAACAATCGACAAGAAAAAATTACGAATTGAGGAGGAACAACAGAACAGGATAAAAGCCATGGAAACTGAAAAGGCCACAATGAAAAGAGCGAGACAGGAAAGAGCGGCAGTGCGTTATCCTTCTTCAAACCCTAAAGGCAAATCTAAGAAAGGAGTAAAAACCCCGAAAATCAAGAAATTGGAGGAGGCGGTTCCcgtatttaaattgaataaaaaccgCAGAGGCATATACACGGTCACTTTGAATAATACGAATGATGGGCGATTGGATAAGACGGAAGAGCCGGTTGTGTTCAAGTTAGCTGACCACACGAAGGACAATGGTGATGGGGACTCCACTTCAAGTTTCAACGTAGAATTCATCACACCAACGGCAATCCACGCATTGCGCTCGAAAAAACCCGTCAAGGCTAAAGTCGTGCATCCTCCTATTACGATCGTCGAAGAAGTCCTACCACCGGTTAAACAGATAAACAAAAAGAAAGTTTGA